The Desmonostoc muscorum LEGE 12446 genome includes a region encoding these proteins:
- a CDS encoding TetR/AcrR family transcriptional regulator, with protein sequence MRPIKADEVERDNSVDKVEQILQGAMQEFLQHGYAGTSMDRVAIAAGVSKATIYSHFQDKEGLFKVLIEQLARKKFNSIFGTEPVEGEPAAVLRQIGIKALEQMNNDQEHCAFMRVLIGESGRFPELAQICVRALNKPVLEALSQYLAAPELNIPDPEATARILLGTLVYFHITQDVMHGKDILPMKSDRLIDALTHVISKCAE encoded by the coding sequence ATGAGACCCATCAAAGCTGACGAAGTTGAGCGAGATAATTCCGTTGATAAAGTGGAGCAAATTCTGCAAGGGGCAATGCAGGAGTTTCTCCAGCATGGCTATGCTGGCACAAGTATGGATCGGGTAGCGATCGCAGCAGGTGTTTCTAAAGCGACGATCTACAGTCACTTTCAAGATAAAGAAGGACTTTTTAAAGTACTGATAGAGCAACTAGCACGCAAGAAGTTTAACTCTATTTTTGGTACGGAACCGGTTGAGGGAGAACCAGCCGCTGTACTGCGCCAGATAGGAATCAAAGCATTAGAGCAGATGAATAACGACCAAGAACATTGTGCATTTATGCGAGTGTTGATTGGGGAATCTGGTCGTTTTCCTGAGTTAGCACAGATTTGTGTGCGGGCGCTGAATAAACCTGTCCTAGAAGCTCTTAGCCAATACTTAGCTGCTCCTGAATTAAATATACCTGACCCAGAAGCAACCGCAAGAATTCTGTTAGGAACATTGGTGTATTTTCATATCACTCAGGATGTGATGCATGGCAAAGATATTTTACCAATGAAAAGCGATCGTCTAATTGATGCGTTAACACATGTAATTAGTAAATGCGCTGAATAA
- a CDS encoding ABC exporter membrane fusion protein: protein MVQNWKLEGLKSPQNLVRSPIALAIITSLIVSGASVYTVTQLQSQSKKSQEAPVPTQPVVKTVTALGRLEPNGEIIKLSAPSSNEGNRVEQLLVKEGDRVKTGQVIAIMDSSDRLQASLVEAQKQVQVAKSRLNQVKAGAKQGEIGARQATVNRLQVELEGNIRTQQATINRLEAELQGQQQSLQATVARVAAERRNAEADVQRYETLYKQGAISNQEVDNRRLSAETSTQQLIESQATQTRTISTLQQQINEARANRDKTLATLEQQINEAKATLNQTAEVRPTDIANAQAEVDSAQATVEKIRAQLNQAYIRAPKTGQILKINTRAGETVGNDGIVELGQTDQMYAVAEVYQSDINKVQPGQSVKVVSDSLPKELQGTVDWIGMQVQRQNLINSDPSSNIDARVVEVHVRLDRASSAKAAKLTNLQVKTVIEL from the coding sequence ATGGTGCAAAACTGGAAGTTAGAGGGTTTAAAGTCTCCTCAAAATTTAGTGCGATCGCCGATTGCCCTAGCAATAATTACATCTTTAATTGTCAGTGGGGCTAGTGTTTACACGGTAACTCAGCTTCAGAGCCAGTCGAAAAAGAGCCAAGAAGCACCAGTGCCAACGCAACCAGTGGTAAAAACAGTAACAGCGCTGGGACGGTTGGAACCAAATGGAGAGATTATAAAACTGTCTGCACCTTCTTCTAATGAAGGGAATCGGGTTGAGCAACTCTTAGTAAAAGAAGGCGATCGCGTCAAGACTGGACAAGTAATTGCGATTATGGACAGTAGCGATCGCTTACAAGCTAGTTTGGTTGAAGCACAAAAACAAGTTCAAGTTGCCAAATCCCGGCTTAACCAAGTGAAAGCGGGAGCCAAACAGGGAGAAATTGGGGCTAGACAAGCTACAGTCAACCGTCTGCAAGTAGAACTAGAAGGAAATATCAGAACTCAGCAAGCTACAATTAATCGTCTAGAAGCAGAATTGCAAGGACAACAACAGAGCTTGCAAGCAACAGTGGCTCGTGTAGCAGCCGAGAGACGCAACGCCGAAGCTGACGTGCAACGCTACGAGACATTATACAAACAAGGAGCAATTTCCAATCAGGAAGTTGATAACAGACGTTTGAGTGCAGAGACTTCCACTCAGCAGTTAATCGAAAGCCAAGCCACCCAGACAAGAACTATAAGTACCCTACAACAGCAGATTAACGAAGCCAGAGCCAACCGGGATAAAACCCTCGCCACCTTAGAACAGCAGATTAACGAAGCCAAAGCCACCCTCAACCAAACCGCTGAAGTTCGCCCCACAGATATAGCCAACGCCCAAGCAGAAGTAGACAGCGCTCAAGCCACCGTAGAGAAAATTAGAGCGCAACTAAATCAAGCATACATCCGCGCTCCCAAAACCGGGCAAATTTTGAAGATTAATACACGAGCCGGAGAAACTGTTGGTAATGATGGGATTGTGGAACTAGGTCAAACCGACCAGATGTATGCAGTTGCAGAAGTTTACCAAAGTGATATTAACAAAGTGCAACCCGGACAAAGTGTCAAGGTAGTAAGCGATTCCTTGCCCAAAGAATTGCAGGGAACCGTTGATTGGATTGGAATGCAGGTACAGCGGCAAAATCTGATCAACAGTGACCCTTCGAGCAATATTGACGCCAGAGTAGTAGAAGTCCATGTGCGACTAGATCGAGCATCTAGCGCCAAAGCTGCCAAATTGACCAATCTGCAAGTAAAAACGGTAATTGAACTTTAA
- the devC gene encoding ABC transporter permease DevC, producing the protein MKLIEQFQRRTPLGWLQLSHQKGRLLVALSGIAFADVLMFMQLGFQAALFESNTRLHQSMQADMFVISPQARNLANMSTFTRRRLYQAMDIPGVKSAEGMYINIVDWKNPQTRNKTIILVMGVNPDQQVFKLADVNRQIDAVKLPDTVLFDRASRGDYQEAIAQIDQGKTVTTEIERRTITVDGLFTVGASFIADGTLITSDQNFLRLFPRREASGVSLGLVQLQPGYDPNQIKTALKSHLGDDVKILTQAEFIEFEKDYWKTNTAIGFIFSLGVSMGFMVGVIIVYQVLSTDVNAHMKEYATFKAMGYNNFYLLGVVFEEAIILALLGFIPGAIAPLGLYHLTRNATNLPLYMTLARASTVLALTMIMCIISGAIATRKLQSADPADMF; encoded by the coding sequence ATGAAATTAATCGAACAATTCCAGCGCCGAACCCCTCTTGGCTGGCTGCAACTGAGTCATCAAAAAGGTCGTCTGTTGGTAGCATTATCAGGTATTGCCTTTGCTGATGTTTTGATGTTTATGCAGCTAGGGTTTCAGGCTGCTCTATTTGAAAGTAATACCAGGTTACATCAAAGTATGCAGGCTGACATGTTTGTAATTAGCCCCCAAGCGCGTAACCTTGCAAATATGTCTACCTTTACACGGCGACGACTGTATCAGGCAATGGATATACCGGGGGTCAAGTCTGCGGAAGGTATGTATATTAACATTGTGGATTGGAAAAATCCTCAAACACGTAACAAGACAATAATCTTAGTTATGGGGGTTAATCCCGATCAGCAAGTATTTAAATTAGCGGATGTGAATCGGCAAATAGATGCTGTGAAGCTACCAGATACAGTTCTTTTCGATCGCGCTTCCAGAGGAGATTATCAAGAAGCGATCGCCCAAATTGACCAGGGTAAAACCGTCACAACTGAAATAGAACGGCGGACAATTACCGTTGACGGCTTATTTACAGTCGGGGCTTCCTTCATTGCAGATGGTACTTTGATCACCAGCGACCAAAACTTTTTGCGATTATTTCCCCGGCGAGAAGCCAGCGGTGTCAGTCTTGGTTTGGTGCAACTACAACCGGGCTACGACCCAAACCAGATCAAAACAGCTTTAAAATCACACCTTGGTGATGATGTCAAAATTTTAACTCAAGCAGAATTTATCGAATTTGAAAAGGATTACTGGAAAACAAATACTGCCATTGGATTTATTTTCAGCTTGGGCGTATCAATGGGATTTATGGTAGGCGTGATTATCGTCTATCAAGTTCTGTCTACAGATGTGAATGCTCACATGAAAGAATATGCCACCTTCAAAGCAATGGGTTATAACAATTTTTACTTGTTAGGTGTAGTATTTGAAGAGGCAATAATTCTAGCATTGCTGGGCTTTATTCCAGGAGCGATCGCACCTCTAGGACTTTACCATCTAACTCGTAATGCTACCAACTTACCACTTTACATGACCCTAGCGCGAGCCTCCACAGTCCTAGCCCTGACTATGATTATGTGTATAATTTCTGGAGCGATCGCCACTCGCAAATTACAGTCCGCCGACCCCGCAGATATGTTTTAA
- a CDS encoding DevA family ABC transporter ATP-binding protein has translation MLSVISVKNLDHYFGHGQLRKQVLFDINLEINAGEIIIMTGPSGSGKTTLLTLVGGLRSAQSGSLQILGQELCGANAGQLTQARCNNGYIFQAHNLHGSLTALQNVRMGLEVHKNISPSEMKTRSAEMLEEVGLGHRLNYYPDDLSGGQKQRVAIARALVSRPKIVLADEPTAALDSKSGRDVVNLMQKLAKEQGCTILLVTHDNRILDIADRIVNMEDGKLVSDRAVVSVT, from the coding sequence ATGCTTTCCGTTATCTCTGTTAAAAATCTCGACCACTACTTTGGTCATGGTCAACTTCGCAAGCAAGTTCTATTTGATATCAACTTAGAAATTAACGCTGGCGAAATTATTATTATGACAGGGCCATCTGGTTCTGGTAAAACTACACTGTTGACGTTAGTTGGTGGGTTGCGTTCTGCTCAATCTGGGAGTTTGCAGATTTTGGGACAAGAACTTTGTGGCGCTAATGCAGGACAACTCACCCAGGCGCGATGCAATAACGGTTATATTTTCCAAGCGCACAATTTGCACGGTAGCCTGACAGCACTGCAAAACGTCAGAATGGGCTTGGAAGTACACAAAAATATTTCGCCCTCAGAAATGAAAACCCGGTCAGCGGAAATGTTAGAGGAGGTAGGATTAGGACATCGCCTGAATTACTATCCTGATGACTTATCGGGGGGACAAAAACAAAGAGTAGCGATCGCTCGTGCCTTAGTCAGTCGTCCTAAAATTGTGCTAGCGGATGAACCCACCGCCGCCCTTGACAGTAAATCGGGACGAGATGTAGTTAACCTTATGCAAAAATTGGCAAAAGAACAAGGTTGTACAATTCTTTTAGTTACTCATGACAACCGCATTTTAGATATTGCCGATCGCATAGTCAATATGGAAGATGGCAAACTAGTAAGCGATCGTGCTGTTGTGTCAGTAACTTAA
- a CDS encoding alpha/beta fold hydrolase, producing MSLFCLVHGAFQGAWCWDLLIPYLEAQGHKTVAMDLPIEDPSASLSQFADVVLQALPKTDDDIVLVGHSMAGTVIPLVAEAHQVRQLVFLTALIPYPGTSTLDQFSHHLDSDSLKSLNYEPKQSRQLEQFDDEPYMFNRVSAGKDFSDEAVLMEFFYQDCQPDVMRWAFSKRRLQQSMAYIFEVNPLKALPNVECKYIVCTDDRILSPTWSRYAARKRLGVDAIELPGGHCPHLSRPAHLASVLTIDRE from the coding sequence ATGAGTCTTTTTTGTCTCGTTCACGGCGCGTTCCAAGGCGCTTGGTGTTGGGATTTGTTAATTCCTTACTTAGAAGCGCAAGGCCACAAAACGGTAGCAATGGATTTGCCAATTGAAGATCCATCTGCAAGTTTATCGCAATTTGCAGATGTCGTATTGCAAGCGCTTCCAAAAACTGATGATGATATTGTGCTGGTTGGTCACTCAATGGCTGGTACGGTTATTCCCCTTGTTGCAGAAGCCCATCAAGTACGTCAATTGGTGTTCCTGACTGCGCTTATTCCATACCCAGGAACCAGTACACTTGACCAATTTTCCCATCATCTTGATTCTGATAGCCTCAAATCATTAAATTACGAACCAAAACAGTCACGTCAACTCGAACAATTTGATGATGAACCTTATATGTTTAATCGAGTTTCTGCTGGTAAAGACTTTTCAGATGAAGCAGTATTGATGGAATTTTTCTATCAAGATTGTCAACCGGATGTAATGCGCTGGGCATTCTCAAAAAGACGTTTGCAGCAATCAATGGCATATATTTTTGAGGTCAATCCTTTGAAGGCTTTACCAAATGTAGAGTGTAAATATATTGTTTGTACTGATGACCGGATACTCTCTCCTACATGGTCACGCTACGCTGCACGTAAGCGTTTGGGAGTTGATGCTATAGAACTACCTGGAGGACATTGCCCACATCTATCTCGTCCTGCTCACCTTGCTTCAGTATTAACTATTGATAGGGAGTAG
- a CDS encoding nuclease A inhibitor family protein: MTNEISEKLKLSSADLLMISESDYPFEVVLWTGQAQSLTTQKLLQLTNHPQDSQVEEIELDYLFRNCAYEKEWHDEQQKQNVKKFQTLVQTLQNNLNEIKVYRIGTINIDVYILGKTPSGDLAGLSTKVVET, translated from the coding sequence ATGACTAATGAGATAAGTGAAAAATTAAAACTGTCTTCTGCTGATTTGTTAATGATCAGTGAGTCAGACTACCCTTTTGAGGTTGTTTTATGGACTGGTCAGGCTCAGAGTCTGACAACTCAAAAACTACTCCAGCTAACAAATCATCCCCAAGATTCGCAGGTTGAGGAAATAGAGTTAGATTATTTATTTCGGAATTGTGCCTATGAAAAAGAGTGGCACGACGAACAACAAAAACAAAATGTGAAAAAATTTCAAACACTTGTCCAGACGCTTCAAAATAACCTTAATGAAATCAAAGTTTATCGCATAGGTACGATAAATATTGATGTCTATATTCTCGGCAAAACCCCATCTGGAGATTTAGCAGGACTTTCCACCAAAGTTGTAGAAACCTAG
- a CDS encoding DNA/RNA non-specific endonuclease — protein sequence MKKTRLFKFLLPCVAIALPIALIAYLRPTKAQSSSVHLTLGNPSNATTNVSYPNNYLLLKPQYALSYSRDRGTPNWVSWQLNSSWLGSAARQDDFRADTSLPTGWYRVGGSDYSGSGFDRGHMTPSADRTRTVTDNSATFLMTNMVPQSPDNNQGPWASLENYLRSLVSQGKELYIISGPYGIGGTGSNGTKYTITNGNVQVPNRVWKVVVVNNPGAGASGVTTSTRVISVDMPNTQGIRNNDWRTYRVSVDSIEVKTGFNFLSNVSTSVQSVIESRVDNL from the coding sequence ATGAAAAAAACTAGGCTTTTTAAATTTTTGCTGCCTTGTGTAGCTATAGCCCTACCTATAGCCCTGATTGCATATTTACGCCCAACAAAAGCACAATCATCAAGTGTGCATCTAACCTTGGGCAATCCGAGTAATGCAACAACAAACGTCTCATATCCGAATAATTATTTATTATTAAAACCCCAGTATGCACTCAGTTACAGCCGCGACAGAGGGACTCCAAATTGGGTGTCTTGGCAGTTAAATTCGTCGTGGCTTGGTTCAGCAGCAAGACAAGACGACTTCCGCGCTGATACCAGCCTCCCTACAGGATGGTATCGAGTAGGTGGCTCTGACTATTCTGGTAGCGGGTTTGATAGAGGACACATGACACCTTCCGCTGACAGAACAAGAACGGTGACGGATAACTCTGCAACCTTCCTAATGACAAATATGGTGCCACAGTCGCCCGATAATAATCAGGGGCCGTGGGCTTCACTAGAAAACTACTTGAGAAGCTTAGTGAGCCAGGGGAAAGAACTATATATTATTTCTGGCCCCTACGGTATTGGTGGAACCGGCTCAAATGGCACAAAATATACAATTACCAATGGCAATGTTCAAGTTCCGAATAGAGTTTGGAAGGTTGTTGTAGTAAATAACCCTGGTGCTGGGGCGTCTGGAGTTACGACTAGCACGAGGGTTATCAGCGTTGATATGCCCAACACCCAAGGCATAAGAAATAATGATTGGAGAACATATAGAGTCTCTGTTGATTCAATTGAAGTCAAAACAGGCTTCAATTTTTTATCTAATGTGTCTACATCTGTTCAATCTGTGATTGAATCTAGAGTTGACAATTTGTAG
- a CDS encoding ABC exporter membrane fusion protein: MRNSKLGYTMFPKSILRPSVAIGIIASLLVGGISFYTIKLWQNSATQETQVPTTQLPQLKTVTALGRIEPQGEVIKLSAAASAEGSRVEKLLVKEGDRVKAGQVIAILSSHDRLQASLKEAQEQVKVAQANLNRTQAGAKRGEISAQKAAIARLKAERQGDIDSQAATIAKFQAEVENAQAENERYQQLYEQGAISASQRDSKRLNLATAQKNLQQAQAELNRTQSTSQQQIKEATGTLDQISEVRGVDVAAAQAEVNRALAAMNLAEVNLKQAEVRSPQNAQIFEIHTHPGELVSNDGIADIGQTSQMYVIAEVYESDIGKVHSGQKVQIFGDFLPIELQGIVDRKGLQVRQQNVINTDPASNIDSRVVEVHIRLDEASSQKAANLTNMQVKAVIEL, encoded by the coding sequence GTGCGAAATTCAAAGTTAGGGTACACAATGTTCCCTAAGTCTATTCTGCGTCCATCCGTTGCTATAGGTATAATTGCATCTTTATTGGTTGGCGGAATAAGTTTTTATACAATAAAACTCTGGCAAAATTCTGCCACCCAAGAAACACAAGTGCCGACAACACAATTGCCACAGTTAAAAACGGTAACAGCCTTAGGAAGAATTGAACCACAGGGCGAAGTAATTAAACTATCTGCTGCCGCTTCTGCGGAAGGAAGTCGGGTAGAAAAGTTGTTGGTGAAGGAGGGCGATAGGGTAAAAGCAGGACAAGTAATTGCAATTTTGAGCAGCCACGATCGCCTACAAGCATCATTAAAAGAGGCCCAGGAACAGGTAAAAGTAGCCCAGGCAAACTTAAACCGCACCCAAGCAGGTGCTAAACGCGGTGAAATTAGCGCCCAAAAAGCTGCGATCGCTCGCCTAAAAGCAGAACGTCAAGGCGATATTGACTCCCAAGCAGCAACAATTGCCAAATTCCAGGCCGAAGTGGAAAACGCCCAAGCAGAAAACGAACGCTATCAGCAACTATATGAACAAGGAGCAATTTCCGCCTCCCAGCGGGACAGCAAGCGTTTAAATTTGGCAACAGCCCAAAAAAATTTGCAACAAGCCCAAGCAGAGTTAAATCGCACCCAATCAACTAGCCAGCAACAAATCAAAGAAGCCACAGGAACACTCGATCAAATCAGCGAAGTTCGAGGAGTAGATGTAGCAGCTGCCCAAGCAGAAGTCAATCGTGCCCTAGCAGCCATGAATCTAGCGGAAGTTAACCTCAAACAAGCCGAAGTGCGATCGCCCCAAAATGCACAGATATTCGAGATCCACACTCATCCTGGGGAATTAGTATCAAATGATGGCATTGCTGATATCGGGCAAACCAGCCAGATGTACGTCATCGCCGAAGTTTACGAAAGCGATATCGGCAAAGTGCATTCAGGGCAAAAAGTCCAAATCTTTGGTGATTTCCTACCCATTGAATTACAAGGAATCGTAGATCGCAAAGGCTTGCAAGTGCGGCAGCAAAATGTCATTAATACCGATCCCGCCAGCAATATCGACAGCAGAGTAGTGGAAGTCCACATCAGACTAGATGAAGCCTCCAGCCAAAAAGCCGCCAACCTAACTAATATGCAAGTTAAAGCAGTAATTGAATTGTAA
- the devC gene encoding ABC transporter permease DevC, which produces MGLIEQLRRRTPLGWLQLSHEKSRLLVALLGIAFADLLMFMQLGFQTALYDSNTRLHRSLQADIVLTSPQARNLPSLSTFSRRRLYQAMDIPGVKSAQAMYFNNTIWKNPVTHRETGVLVIGFNPDKPAFDFPDVNQQLQAIKLPGAVLFDRGARGDYQKAIAQIEEGKIVTAEIERRTIIISGLFQVGASFGAEGNLITSDQNFLRLFSGRQSSSVSLGLIQIKPGYDPKKVAAMLKAYLRNDVRVLTHAEFIEFENNFWRTNSPIGFIFNLGVSMGFVVGVIIVYQVLSTDVNAHVREYATFKAMGYRNYYLLGVVFEESLILAALGFFPGLGVSLALYHLTRKATNLPMYITLIRALQVLVLTIIMCAISGAIATRKLQATDPADMF; this is translated from the coding sequence ATGGGATTGATTGAACAATTGCGACGCCGAACCCCTCTAGGATGGCTGCAACTGAGTCATGAAAAAAGTCGTCTGTTGGTGGCATTGTTAGGCATTGCCTTTGCGGATCTTCTCATGTTCATGCAGCTGGGCTTTCAGACTGCGCTGTATGACAGTAACACTCGACTACATCGCAGTTTGCAAGCAGACATTGTTTTAACCAGTCCCCAAGCCCGTAACTTGCCAAGCTTGTCTACGTTTTCTCGGCGGCGACTTTACCAAGCAATGGATATACCAGGGGTGAAGTCGGCCCAAGCGATGTATTTCAACAACACAATCTGGAAAAATCCTGTAACACACCGCGAAACGGGGGTGTTAGTCATCGGTTTTAACCCAGACAAGCCAGCCTTTGATTTCCCAGATGTTAACCAGCAATTGCAGGCAATCAAGCTGCCGGGTGCGGTGTTGTTCGATCGCGGCGCTAGAGGAGATTATCAAAAAGCGATCGCCCAAATTGAGGAAGGTAAAATCGTCACTGCGGAAATAGAACGCCGCACAATTATTATTAGTGGTTTATTCCAAGTCGGGGCTTCCTTTGGCGCTGAAGGCAATTTGATTACCAGCGATCAAAATTTTTTGCGGCTATTTTCTGGACGACAGTCTAGCAGCGTCAGTCTAGGTTTGATTCAAATAAAACCAGGCTATGACCCAAAAAAAGTCGCAGCAATGCTCAAAGCCTACCTGAGAAATGATGTCAGAGTGCTAACCCACGCAGAATTTATTGAATTTGAGAATAACTTTTGGAGAACAAATTCGCCAATTGGGTTTATTTTCAACTTGGGTGTATCGATGGGTTTTGTGGTGGGCGTGATTATTGTCTATCAAGTCCTTTCCACCGATGTTAATGCCCACGTTCGGGAATATGCCACCTTCAAAGCAATGGGATATCGGAATTACTACCTGCTAGGTGTCGTATTTGAAGAGTCTTTGATATTGGCAGCACTAGGGTTTTTTCCCGGATTGGGAGTATCCTTAGCACTTTACCACCTGACTCGCAAAGCTACAAATTTGCCCATGTACATAACTTTGATTCGGGCATTACAGGTATTAGTGCTGACCATAATCATGTGTGCAATTTCCGGTGCGATCGCCACCCGCAAACTCCAAGCCACCGATCCCGCTGATATGTTTTAA
- a CDS encoding DevA family ABC transporter ATP-binding protein, with the protein MFPVISIHNLDHYFGHGSLRKQVLCNINLEINAGEIIIMTGPSGSGKTTLLTLVGGLRSTQFGSLRVLGRELCGASAQQLVQVRRHNGYIFQADNLHGSLTALQNVKMALELHKHIGLKKMRIRSAQMLEQVGLGNHLHYYPDKLSGGQKQRVAIARALVSHPQIILADEPTAALDSQSGRDVVNLMQKLAKEQGCTILMVTHDNRILDIADRILHMEDGKLNSKVKLSA; encoded by the coding sequence ATGTTTCCCGTCATCTCCATCCATAATCTCGACCACTACTTTGGTCACGGCTCACTTCGCAAGCAAGTTTTATGTAATATCAACTTGGAGATTAACGCCGGTGAAATTATTATCATGACCGGCCCATCTGGTTCTGGAAAAACTACTTTGCTGACCTTAGTTGGTGGGTTGCGTTCTACCCAATTTGGTAGTTTGCGGGTGTTGGGACGAGAACTTTGTGGTGCTAGCGCCCAACAACTAGTCCAGGTGCGACGCCATAATGGTTACATTTTCCAAGCAGATAACTTGCATGGTAGTTTGACAGCACTGCAAAACGTGAAAATGGCTTTGGAATTACACAAACATATTGGGTTAAAAAAAATGCGAATTAGGTCAGCCCAGATGCTAGAGCAGGTGGGATTAGGTAACCACTTGCATTACTATCCTGATAAACTGTCTGGGGGACAAAAACAAAGAGTAGCGATCGCCCGTGCTTTGGTCAGTCATCCTCAAATTATCCTAGCCGATGAACCCACCGCCGCCCTTGACAGTCAATCAGGACGAGATGTGGTCAACCTCATGCAAAAACTGGCAAAAGAACAAGGCTGTACCATCTTGATGGTTACTCATGACAACCGCATCCTAGACATTGCCGATCGCATCCTTCACATGGAAGATGGTAAGCTCAACTCAAAAGTAAAACTATCAGCCTGA
- a CDS encoding M23 family metallopeptidase, translated as MITENRTSNSNKNLLGFNVKSLTASGRAINLLKGMFAVLPITWALPVDALQVKVTPTNPKLGDTLSVEINLDNPENATNPTVVIGKNTYPAFEIAPNQYRAFVPTTPLEKAGTRSLQVTGDGQVQNLAVNVQNRKFPVQRITLPPGKAGVDATEYELKRVAAFKALQTPEKYWNGVFLRPNAGRMSTTYGVRRYYNGKFAEDYYHRGLDYAGAAGSAVIAPAAGRVALVGRVSQGFRVHGNVVGIDHGQGVASIFMHLSRINVKEGDLVKAGQLIGAVGSTGASTGPHLHWGLYVNGLSVDPTPWRTKVVK; from the coding sequence ATGATTACTGAGAATCGCACTAGTAATTCAAACAAGAACTTGCTCGGCTTTAATGTCAAAAGTTTGACAGCTAGTGGCCGTGCAATAAATTTGTTAAAGGGAATGTTTGCTGTTCTCCCCATCACCTGGGCATTGCCTGTAGATGCTTTGCAAGTAAAAGTGACTCCAACTAATCCTAAATTAGGGGATACACTTTCTGTCGAAATTAATTTAGATAATCCGGAGAATGCTACAAATCCAACAGTAGTTATTGGCAAAAATACATACCCAGCATTTGAAATTGCACCCAATCAGTATCGGGCTTTCGTTCCTACAACTCCCTTGGAAAAAGCTGGAACTAGATCGCTTCAAGTTACAGGAGATGGTCAGGTGCAAAACTTGGCGGTGAATGTGCAAAATCGCAAGTTCCCCGTACAACGCATTACTTTACCACCAGGCAAAGCTGGAGTGGACGCCACAGAGTATGAACTGAAGCGGGTAGCAGCTTTCAAAGCGCTACAAACACCAGAAAAATATTGGAATGGAGTATTCCTCAGGCCAAATGCAGGGCGAATGAGTACAACCTATGGTGTACGTCGCTACTATAATGGTAAATTTGCAGAGGACTACTATCATCGTGGCCTTGACTACGCTGGTGCTGCCGGCTCAGCTGTAATTGCCCCAGCCGCTGGGCGAGTTGCTTTGGTAGGTAGGGTATCCCAAGGATTTCGAGTTCACGGTAACGTAGTTGGCATTGACCACGGTCAGGGAGTGGCCAGTATTTTCATGCACCTGAGTCGTATTAACGTTAAAGAAGGTGATTTAGTTAAAGCTGGTCAACTCATTGGCGCAGTAGGTTCAACAGGTGCTTCTACGGGACCACATTTGCACTGGGGTCTATATGTCAACGGACTATCAGTAGATCCAACGCCTTGGCGAACTAAGGTCGTTAAATAG
- a CDS encoding late competence development ComFB family protein has translation MSIEKIVEQALQDGYLTPAMEAEVGRICDNASELSIEEYMALDRLMGALLTGEVVAVPRKQFINVMEELVLTEAIARVAEIQATSESYLSLEVGDIAAYALNRLPPLYATTEEGANYQRQRAQAELQELISQQVNEAIDRYLDRPSFFPERQVLGKSEALVQIGALLRAYAPNFEQKS, from the coding sequence ATGAGTATCGAAAAAATTGTAGAACAAGCTCTCCAGGATGGTTATTTGACACCAGCAATGGAAGCGGAAGTCGGTAGAATCTGTGACAACGCTTCGGAACTCTCAATTGAAGAGTATATGGCGCTCGATCGCCTAATGGGTGCGCTATTGACTGGTGAGGTAGTGGCGGTACCTCGTAAACAATTCATTAACGTTATGGAAGAATTGGTGCTAACAGAAGCGATCGCCAGAGTCGCCGAAATTCAAGCCACCAGTGAAAGTTACCTTTCCCTAGAAGTTGGTGATATTGCAGCCTACGCTCTCAATCGGCTACCACCCTTATATGCAACTACAGAAGAAGGCGCTAACTACCAGCGCCAACGCGCTCAAGCAGAACTGCAAGAACTAATTTCCCAGCAAGTAAATGAGGCGATCGATCGTTACCTAGATCGACCTAGTTTTTTCCCAGAACGACAAGTCTTGGGCAAAAGTGAAGCTCTCGTGCAAATTGGTGCTTTGCTTAGAGCATATGCACCTAACTTTGAGCAAAAATCATAA